In the genome of Thiomicrospira aerophila AL3, one region contains:
- the frr gene encoding ribosome recycling factor — MLSEIRSDADSRMQKSVDTLVTNFAKIRTGRAHPSILDSVKVDYYGSEVPISQVANINVEDARTLTVQPWEQPMLQKIEKAIMMSDLGINPVTTGNMMRIPMPMLTEERRKEFAKLARSEAENAKVAIRNIRRDANGDVKNLLKDKEITEDEARRSDDDIQKLTDKYVAQVDSLLAEKEASLLEI, encoded by the coding sequence ATGTTATCTGAAATTCGAAGTGATGCCGATAGTCGCATGCAAAAAAGTGTCGATACCTTGGTGACCAATTTTGCCAAGATTCGTACCGGCCGTGCCCACCCAAGTATTCTGGATTCGGTCAAGGTCGATTACTATGGCTCAGAGGTGCCGATTAGTCAGGTGGCCAATATCAATGTTGAAGATGCGCGTACCCTTACTGTTCAGCCTTGGGAGCAACCCATGCTGCAAAAAATTGAAAAAGCCATCATGATGTCAGATTTAGGGATTAACCCGGTCACGACTGGTAATATGATGCGTATTCCAATGCCGATGCTGACAGAAGAACGTCGTAAAGAATTTGCTAAATTAGCGCGTTCGGAAGCAGAAAATGCCAAGGTTGCGATTCGTAATATTCGACGTGATGCCAATGGCGATGTCAAAAACCTCTTGAAAGATAAAGAGATTACCGAGGACGAAGCACGTCGCTCTGATGATGACATTCAAAAGTTGACGGATAAGTATGTGGCTCAGGTTGATAGCTTGTTGGCAGAGAAGGAAGCCTCATTGCTGGAAATTTAA
- the uppS gene encoding polyprenyl diphosphate synthase has protein sequence MNCLTHLTNQLVSNTAPHIPKHIGIIMDGNGRWAKKRFLPRYVGHQKGRSAVRKVIEAAMNRGVHALTLFAFSTENWRRPADEVSKLMAMFLNALQKEVDTLHQHNVRLRVIGDKSGFSPDIQSYIERAETLTQNNTALHLTIAANYGGRADIVSAVQAWQLAHPEHTLDQLTPDSLQPFLSLADLPEPDLLIRTGGEERISNFMIWQMAYAEFYFTPTLWPDFNEVEFDKALASFAKRQRRFGQTGEQVAQC, from the coding sequence ATGAATTGTTTGACACACCTCACTAATCAATTAGTATCTAATACTGCACCTCATATTCCCAAGCACATTGGCATTATTATGGATGGTAATGGGCGTTGGGCCAAAAAACGATTCTTACCACGCTATGTAGGTCATCAAAAGGGACGCAGTGCGGTTAGAAAAGTCATCGAAGCCGCCATGAACCGGGGCGTTCATGCTTTAACGCTATTCGCATTTAGCACTGAGAATTGGCGCAGGCCTGCTGATGAAGTCTCTAAACTGATGGCGATGTTTCTCAATGCCTTGCAAAAAGAAGTCGATACCCTGCATCAACATAATGTGCGTTTACGCGTAATTGGTGATAAATCAGGCTTTTCGCCTGACATTCAAAGCTATATTGAGCGTGCAGAAACCTTAACGCAAAACAACACCGCTTTGCATTTAACGATTGCAGCCAATTATGGCGGGCGTGCTGATATTGTCAGCGCTGTTCAGGCCTGGCAGTTGGCGCACCCTGAGCATACACTTGACCAATTGACTCCTGATAGTTTGCAGCCGTTTTTAAGTCTGGCCGATTTGCCGGAACCAGATTTGCTTATTCGTACCGGTGGGGAAGAGCGGATCAGTAATTTTATGATTTGGCAAATGGCCTATGCCGAGTTTTATTTCACCCCAACACTGTGGCCGGATTTTAACGAAGTTGAGTTTGATAAAGCGCTGGCGTCTTTTGCAAAGCGTCAACGTCGTTTTGGTCAAACCGGCGAGCAGGTTGCGCAATGTTAA
- a CDS encoding phosphatidate cytidylyltransferase, which translates to MLIPRIITALVLLVLAGLALFVADETWWPYIVLGVVALAAWEWPNLYGMRAEMLKISYSLVVVSCVWGLWQLDLASWLYGLVLIQLLAIGYGVGRYQRAKGQVYVYQHLFVAMTLGAIFISALGLALIELRLSFSVALLLYAMALVWIMDTGAYFAGRQWGRRKLAIYVSPGKSWEGVWGGLVLVTVFAAFVAFSGGLSYLTGEAVIHSLAFILLSVLVAFVSVGGDLFESLLKRQSGIKDSSGLLPGHGGVLDRVDSLLIALPLFWVGWTWLVA; encoded by the coding sequence ATGTTAATACCCCGGATTATTACTGCATTAGTTTTATTGGTATTAGCAGGCCTGGCACTCTTTGTCGCGGATGAAACCTGGTGGCCTTACATTGTGCTGGGTGTGGTTGCTCTGGCGGCGTGGGAATGGCCTAATTTGTATGGCATGCGTGCTGAAATGCTTAAGATCAGCTACAGCCTCGTGGTGGTAAGCTGTGTATGGGGTTTGTGGCAACTGGATTTAGCCTCTTGGCTCTATGGTTTGGTCCTGATTCAATTGCTTGCTATCGGCTATGGAGTAGGGCGGTATCAGCGCGCTAAGGGGCAAGTATATGTGTACCAACACCTCTTTGTTGCAATGACCTTAGGCGCGATCTTTATTTCAGCATTAGGACTAGCGCTGATTGAATTACGGTTAAGTTTTTCCGTCGCCCTGTTGCTGTATGCGATGGCTTTAGTCTGGATTATGGATACCGGTGCCTACTTTGCTGGACGTCAATGGGGAAGGCGCAAGTTAGCGATTTATGTTAGTCCGGGTAAAAGTTGGGAAGGCGTTTGGGGTGGTTTAGTCCTTGTCACGGTTTTTGCTGCATTTGTGGCCTTTAGTGGGGGACTTAGTTACCTTACCGGTGAGGCAGTTATTCACAGTCTAGCCTTTATTTTATTGAGTGTGTTGGTTGCGTTTGTATCAGTGGGGGGCGACCTGTTTGAAAGTCTATTAAAACGTCAGTCTGGGATCAAGGATAGCAGTGGTCTATTACCCGGCCATGGCGGTGTATTGGATCGAGTCGATAGTTTATTAATTGCATTACCCTTGTTTTGGGTGGGTTGGACATGGTTAGTAGCGTAA
- the rseP gene encoding RIP metalloprotease RseP translates to MVSSVIWSILGFIVLIGVLVTIHEWGHYAVGRWFKVKAEVFSVGFGKPIWTRQVGETQFQLAAIPLGGYVRFLDERNGPVAVEEQHRAFNRQSVYKRFAIVAAGPAINLVFAWLLYVFIYSVGVAQPKAIFVVDNPASAVGQAMSSLTLSTQADNLEQQAWWITQIEGRDIYGWQGVSQALVQGLINQRASLNLTLSPDVTADSPQQLVYVDLPIGQLNINDFSAESLFELGWTRYLPSLPAKLDRVIAGSPAEQAGLRTGDLIERVNDDWVISWQALVAWVHANPGQSAEITYRRDGAEFNTWVQLAELNVNGERRGQLGASVYQDPELIKQYQQTQQLGLWAASLAGYEQTKALINMTLTMLKRMVLGEVSLSHLSGPISIADFSGQAIQSGWVQFLTLMALLSLSLGILNLLPVPMLDGGHLTYYVYEMIRGKPVSEGFEMAAQRVGFLMIAGLTLLAISNDLLRLSNG, encoded by the coding sequence ATGGTTAGTAGCGTAATTTGGTCTATTCTGGGTTTTATCGTCTTAATCGGTGTATTAGTCACCATTCATGAATGGGGCCATTATGCGGTTGGACGCTGGTTTAAAGTAAAAGCCGAGGTATTTTCTGTTGGGTTTGGTAAACCGATTTGGACTCGTCAAGTCGGCGAGACGCAATTCCAATTAGCCGCTATTCCATTAGGCGGCTATGTTCGTTTTTTGGATGAGCGCAATGGCCCGGTGGCAGTTGAAGAACAGCACCGTGCTTTTAATCGCCAATCCGTTTATAAACGTTTTGCTATCGTGGCAGCCGGGCCGGCGATTAATCTCGTGTTTGCTTGGCTGTTATATGTGTTTATTTACTCCGTGGGTGTGGCACAACCTAAAGCGATCTTCGTGGTGGACAATCCAGCCTCTGCGGTAGGCCAGGCTATGTCATCGCTAACTTTATCAACGCAAGCTGATAATCTTGAGCAGCAGGCCTGGTGGATTACGCAAATAGAGGGGCGCGATATTTATGGCTGGCAAGGCGTGTCACAAGCACTGGTACAAGGGCTGATTAATCAGCGTGCTAGCCTAAACCTGACGCTCTCTCCCGATGTCACGGCGGACAGTCCACAACAGCTTGTTTATGTAGACTTACCTATTGGTCAGCTAAATATTAATGATTTTAGTGCCGAAAGTTTGTTTGAATTGGGTTGGACTCGTTACTTGCCAAGTTTACCCGCTAAACTGGACCGAGTTATTGCAGGCAGTCCCGCTGAACAAGCCGGTTTGCGCACGGGAGATCTGATTGAGCGGGTGAATGATGATTGGGTGATTAGCTGGCAGGCTTTAGTGGCCTGGGTGCACGCTAATCCGGGTCAGTCCGCAGAAATAACCTATCGTCGTGATGGTGCAGAGTTTAATACTTGGGTACAATTAGCCGAATTGAATGTCAATGGTGAGCGTCGTGGTCAGTTGGGAGCGAGCGTTTACCAAGATCCAGAATTGATTAAACAGTATCAACAGACTCAGCAGCTGGGCTTATGGGCGGCATCCTTAGCAGGCTATGAGCAGACGAAGGCCTTGATTAACATGACCTTAACGATGCTGAAACGGATGGTTTTAGGTGAAGTCAGTCTAAGCCATTTGTCTGGACCGATTAGTATTGCTGATTTTTCTGGTCAAGCTATCCAGTCAGGCTGGGTGCAGTTTTTAACCCTAATGGCATTGCTGAGTTTAAGCTTAGGTATTTTGAATTTATTGCCGGTTCCCATGTTGGATGGGGGGCATTTAACTTATTATGTATATGAAATGATACGTGGCAAGCCCGTAAGCGAAGGCTTTGAGATGGCAGCGCAGCGTGTTGGATTTTTAATGATTGCAGGCTTGACGCTTCTGGCGATTTCCAATGACCTGCTAAGGCTATCAAATGGATAA